In one Buteo buteo chromosome 10, bButBut1.hap1.1, whole genome shotgun sequence genomic region, the following are encoded:
- the GFI1 gene encoding zinc finger protein Gfi-1, with translation MPRSFLVKSKKAHSYHQPRSADEDYSLRLETVLAQICAGRSPSVAASLAPSQGRFSPESHLTEAADGTSESAPSCEGSVCDRVSEFEDFWRPPSPSVSPASERSVCPSLDEAPPFSVPFKPYMWNSLGGSELRHLVQSYRPCPTLERTSALGLFCERGSEPALYSAECSSSLGLYGDFGSPGPGLFERPPAAAPGLYAETQPGLQQEKGRGGIKVESDLLCRPLLISTGSYKCVKCSKVFSTPHGLEVHVRRSHSGTRPFACDMCGKTFGHAVSLEQHKAVHSQERSFDCKICGKSFKRSSTLSTHLLIHSDTRPYPCQYCGKRFHQKSDMKKHTFIHTGEKPHKCQVCGKAFSQSSNLITHSRKHTGFKPFGCDLCGKGFQRKVDLRRHRETQHGLK, from the exons ATGCCGAGGTCCTTCCTAGTGAAGAGCAAGAAAGCGCACAGCTACCACCAGCCCCGCTCCGCCGACGAGGACTACAGCCTGCGGCTGGAGACGGTGCTAGCCCAGATCTGTGCAGGTAGGAGTCCGTCGGTCGCAGCCTCGCTTGCG CCTTCCCAGGGGCGCTTCTCCCCGGAATCCCACCTTACCGAGGCTGCCGATGGCACCTCCGAGTCGGCGCCCAGCTGCGAGGGCAGCGTCTGTGACAGGGTGTCCGAGTTTGAGGATTTCTGGAGACCTCCCTCGCCCTCCGTCTCGCCAG CCTCAGAGCGATCTGTGTGTCCATCCCTAGATGAAGCACCCCCCTTCTCGGTGCCCTTCAAACCATACATGTGGAACAGCCTGGGTGGCTCTGAGCTGAGGCACCTTGTGCAAAGCTACAGACCCTGCCCGACACTGGAGCGAACCTCAGCCCTGGGGCTCTTCTGCGAGCGAGGCTCTGAGCCTGCCCTCTACAGTGCAGAGTGTAGCTCTTCCCTCGGACTTTATGGTGACTTCGGCTCCCCAGGCCCAGGGCTGTTTGAGCGGCCGCCGGCAGCAGCACCCGGACTCTATGCCGAGACGCAGCCCGGGCTGCAGCAAGAGAAGGGGCGAGGTGGCATCAAAGTGGAGTCAGACCTCTTGTGCCGCCCATTGCTCATCAGCACTGGCTCTTACAAGTGTGTCAAGTGCAGCAAG GTCTTCTCCACGCCGCATGGCCTTGAGGTACATGTGCGCCGCTCACACAGTGGCACGAGGCCCTTTGCCTGTGACATGTGTGGCAAGACCTTCGGCCATGCAGTCAGCCTGGAGCAGCACAAGGCCGTGCACTCACAG gaaCGCAGCTTTGATTGTAAGATTTGTGGCAAGAGTTTCAAGAGATCTTCTACTCTGTCCACCCACCTGCTAATCCACTCGGACACTCGGCCCTATCCGTGCCAGTACTGTGGGAAGCGGTTCCACCAGAAATCCGATATGAAGAAACACACCTTCATTCACACAG GTGAGAAGCCTCACAAGTGCCAGGTGTGTGGAAAAGCCTTTAGTCAGAGCTCCAACCTCATCACCCACAGTCGGAAGCACACAGGCTTCAAGCCCTTTGGCTGTGATCTGTGTGGCAAAGGCTTCCAACGAAAGGTGGATTTACGGAGACACCGGGAGACACAGCACGGCCTGAAATGA